The following are from one region of the Paenibacillus sp. KS-LC4 genome:
- a CDS encoding NHLP bacteriocin export ABC transporter permease/ATPase subunit, with product MAEAVQGGLHSFFEGCGNCHEVEGNRPILITDQNDVWYVDSGYADVFAVTLELEKGGTRNKRRYLFSLEEGALLFGFEDFAGEERTGLLVTAAVGTKVYQMSRKQFVSRRSEYKLSDEQLAPLIDQWVGCWSAALSVRNSPPEFELLEPSEQRELAPDQTWRSLQTVWVKIREGAVYWLSEHAITAQEPHYIPVTSSSWLETKQAAELELLSTSNWLHKDQQLQGLYSFHQLIASRLAGLLKKERVQEHERLLRRTEHDDSLMDHALKRLLAVTGPKDQQGAVFHSADPLFMACRVVGEYASIVIKPVGRKLKKHSQRSPIQEIAEASGVRSRKVVLKGEWWKEDNGPLVAFMELSREPVALIPASTGSYTWENPLSGEKGSVHAEMAAGLEPMAYMFYRTFPARALGVKDILQFGMHHSIRRDLIMVLAMGAAAGLLGIMLPVATGILVDTIIPESYRGPLVQMALILVSAVLSIALFRLAGSLASMRMEGRVESSVQAAIWDRLLNLPVSFFRSYTAGDLASRASSINTIRQLLSGAALGSLLTGVFSIFQYALLFRYSPSLALVAGGLVLISMSFTVGIGLLQIRYQRRLLDIQGRISGTVLQLLNGISKFRMAAAENRAFFLWARAFAEQKKLSFKVRMLDNYSSVFQSFFPLVCSIVLFYMVASSHSALSAGQFIAFFSAFSSFLMAMLAMASALLSVVHIVPLYERAKPILKTLPELHDQLEDPGEVSGAIEIRHIQFRYAEDQPLVLKDLSMNIKAGQYVAFVGASGCGKSTLMRLLLGFEQPQSGSVYFDGQDLRSLDVGLLRSQFGVVLQNSKLMSGDIFTNIIGTSDLTLQDAWEAAAMAGFDEDIRSMPMAMHTVISEGGGTLSGGQRQRLMIARAIAKRPKILFFDEATSALDNRTQSIVSQSLTKLQVTRIVIAHRLSTITEADHIYVFDKGRIIQSGTYEELLQQQGLFAELASRQLA from the coding sequence ATGGCTGAAGCGGTACAAGGGGGCCTGCATTCTTTTTTTGAGGGTTGCGGTAATTGTCATGAAGTGGAAGGCAACAGGCCGATTCTAATAACCGATCAAAACGATGTATGGTATGTCGATTCGGGTTATGCGGATGTTTTCGCTGTGACTCTTGAGCTTGAAAAGGGCGGGACGAGAAACAAGCGGCGCTATTTATTCAGTTTGGAGGAAGGGGCTCTCTTATTCGGTTTTGAGGATTTTGCAGGAGAAGAGCGAACGGGCTTGCTGGTGACAGCAGCGGTGGGCACGAAGGTATATCAAATGAGCCGCAAGCAATTTGTAAGCCGCAGGTCGGAGTATAAATTAAGCGATGAGCAGCTTGCCCCATTAATTGATCAATGGGTAGGCTGCTGGTCTGCGGCACTAAGTGTGCGTAATTCCCCGCCTGAGTTTGAGCTGCTGGAGCCAAGCGAGCAGCGAGAGCTGGCGCCGGATCAAACCTGGCGATCCCTGCAAACGGTTTGGGTTAAAATTCGTGAAGGGGCTGTCTATTGGTTGTCCGAGCATGCCATTACGGCGCAGGAGCCTCATTACATTCCTGTTACCTCCTCCAGTTGGCTGGAAACGAAGCAGGCCGCTGAGCTCGAATTGCTTAGCACGAGTAATTGGCTTCACAAGGATCAGCAGCTGCAAGGTTTATATTCGTTCCATCAATTAATCGCCAGCCGCTTAGCTGGTTTATTGAAGAAGGAACGGGTGCAGGAGCATGAACGCCTGCTCCGGCGAACGGAGCATGATGATTCGCTCATGGATCATGCGCTCAAGCGATTGCTTGCCGTTACAGGGCCGAAGGATCAGCAGGGGGCTGTTTTCCATTCAGCTGACCCACTATTTATGGCCTGCCGCGTCGTCGGCGAATATGCAAGCATCGTCATTAAGCCTGTAGGCAGAAAGCTTAAGAAGCATTCGCAGCGTTCGCCTATTCAGGAAATCGCCGAAGCTTCTGGCGTCCGCTCCCGCAAGGTGGTGCTCAAAGGGGAATGGTGGAAGGAAGATAATGGGCCGCTGGTCGCGTTCATGGAGCTATCCCGCGAGCCTGTTGCCCTGATTCCTGCTTCTACGGGCTCCTACACGTGGGAAAATCCGCTTAGCGGCGAAAAAGGCAGCGTTCATGCTGAAATGGCAGCAGGCCTAGAGCCGATGGCTTATATGTTTTATCGGACCTTTCCAGCTCGTGCGCTCGGCGTAAAAGATATTTTGCAGTTTGGCATGCATCATTCGATTCGGCGGGATCTCATTATGGTTCTAGCGATGGGTGCTGCAGCAGGCTTGCTCGGCATTATGCTGCCCGTTGCTACCGGCATTTTGGTAGATACGATTATTCCAGAATCGTATCGGGGACCGCTTGTCCAGATGGCGCTGATTCTCGTCTCCGCCGTCCTGTCCATTGCCTTGTTCCGGCTGGCGGGCTCACTCGCTTCCATGCGAATGGAGGGGCGGGTAGAAAGCTCGGTTCAAGCGGCGATTTGGGATCGGCTGCTGAATTTGCCAGTGTCCTTTTTCCGCAGCTATACGGCGGGAGATTTGGCTTCGAGGGCGAGCAGCATTAATACGATTAGGCAGCTTTTATCAGGAGCGGCTCTAGGCTCGCTGCTGACGGGCGTATTTTCTATTTTTCAGTATGCTTTGCTGTTTCGCTACAGTCCAAGTCTCGCTTTAGTCGCCGGAGGTCTTGTGCTCATCTCCATGTCCTTCACGGTCGGCATTGGCCTGCTGCAAATTCGTTACCAGCGCAGGCTGCTTGATATTCAAGGACGTATTTCTGGTACCGTGCTCCAACTGCTGAACGGCATTAGCAAGTTTCGCATGGCGGCGGCGGAAAACCGCGCTTTCTTCTTATGGGCAAGAGCGTTTGCCGAGCAGAAGAAGCTGTCCTTCAAGGTCAGAATGCTGGATAACTACTCAAGCGTCTTTCAATCCTTTTTCCCTTTGGTTTGTTCTATCGTGCTGTTCTACATGGTTGCTTCCAGTCATTCCGCGCTGTCGGCAGGACAATTTATCGCTTTCTTCTCCGCCTTCTCCAGCTTTCTCATGGCGATGCTGGCGATGGCTTCCGCGCTGCTGTCGGTCGTACATATCGTGCCGCTGTATGAGCGAGCCAAACCGATTTTAAAGACGCTGCCGGAATTGCATGACCAGCTTGAGGATCCGGGTGAAGTAAGCGGGGCGATTGAAATTCGGCATATTCAATTCCGCTATGCGGAGGATCAGCCGCTCGTCCTGAAGGATCTGTCGATGAATATTAAAGCAGGGCAGTATGTCGCCTTCGTTGGCGCATCTGGCTGCGGCAAATCAACGCTTATGCGGCTATTGCTCGGCTTTGAGCAGCCTCAAAGCGGTTCAGTTTATTTTGACGGGCAGGATTTGCGCTCGCTTGATGTGGGGCTGCTGAGGAGCCAGTTTGGTGTCGTTTTGCAAAACAGCAAGCTGATGTCCGGCGATATTTTCACCAATATTATTGGTACCTCCGATTTGACGCTTCAGGATGCGTGGGAGGCGGCAGCAATGGCGGGCTTTGATGAGGATATTCGCAGCATGCCGATGGCGATGCATACGGTGATATCCGAAGGCGGCGGCACGCTGTCTGGCGGACAGCGCCAGCGTCTAATGATTGCGAGAGCGATCGCCAAGCGGCCGAAAATTCTCTTTTTTGACGAGGCTACAAGCGCTCTGGATAACAGGACGCAAAGCATTGTCAGCCAAAGCTTGACCAAATTGCAGGTAACGAGAATCGTCATTGCCCATCGTTTAAGTACGATTACGGAGGCGGATCACATTTATGTGTTCGATAAAGGACGAATTATTCAATCCGGCACCTATGAGGAGCTGTTGCAGCAGCAGGGTTTGTTCGCGGAGCTTGCCAGCCGTCAATTGGCGTAA